In one Capricornis sumatraensis isolate serow.1 chromosome 1, serow.2, whole genome shotgun sequence genomic region, the following are encoded:
- the AIRE gene encoding autoimmune regulator: MLAGTTFGKLSLDDHGKKSQRPAGGVQGRWQVAGTLGNSVTGKFLDPEEAAWALIGGAALALSQETRVSPPRSSRRRRSECEHQEADTARTPHKASGALRPRDPRRGEGAPSAASPDPAMAGEARAGGDAALRRLLRLHRTEIAVAVDSAFPLLHALADHDVVPEDKFQETLRLKEKEGCPQAFHALLSWLLTQDAGAILDFWRVLFKDYNLERYVRLQSILDTFPKDVDLSQSRKGRRPPAGPKATVLLPRPPTKRKALEEPRTAPPAAPSPRGTSSPGSQTKAKPAKKPESNAEPQRLPLGNGIQTMSTSVQRAMAVSSGDVPGARGAVEGILIQQVFESGGSKKCIQVGGEFYTPNKFEDPSGGKNKTRSSSLKTLVRAKGTQAPAPGGGDSRAGPRDRAPAPPALPSEPHLHQKNEDECAACRDGGELLCCDGCPRAFHLACLTPPLSEIPSGTWRCSSCVQGTTAQRDLPRAEQPRPQELPAETPAFLGLRSGEEVRALPRELPPGTDAAVTYKHLLAPPSAAPLPVPDPSALRPLLCVGPEGQQGPVPGARCGVCGDGADALRCSHCAAAFHWRCHFPGGAARPGAALRCRACSGDAAPAPGEGAPAASPARPASATPKLTAGAVGPGAQVGDDSAGHEPVLHRDDLESLLSEHSFDGILQWAIQSMSRPLAEAPTFPS, encoded by the exons ATGCTGGCCGGAACCACGTTTGGGAAATTGAGTCTAGATGACCACGGAAAGAAAAGTCAGCGGCCTGCCGGAGGTGTTCAAGGGCGCTGGCAGGTGGCTGGGACCTTGGGGAACTCAGTCACGGGGAAGTTTCTGGACCCCGAGGAAGCTGCCTGGGCCCTGATTGGCGGAGCGGCCCTTGCTCTCTCTCAGGAGACGCGG GTGAGCCCGCCCAGGAGTTCCCGGCGCAGGCGGAGTGAGTGCGAGCACCAGGAGGCAGACACGGCCCGGACACCCCACAAGGCCAGCGGCGCCCTGAGGCCCCGAGACCCCAGGCGGGGAGAGGGGGCCCCCAGCGCCGCGTCCCCGGACCCCGCGATGGCGGGCGAGGCCCGGGCCGGTGGGGACGCGGCGCTGCGCCGCCTGCTGAGGCTGCATCGCACGGAGATCGCGGTGGCCGTGGACAGCGCCTTCCCGCTGCTGCACGCGCTGGCCGACCACGACGTGGTCCCCGAGGACAAGTTCCAG GAGACCCTGCGCCTGAAGGAGAAGGAGGGCTGTCCACAGGCCTTCCACGCGCTCCTCTCGTGGCTCCTGACCCAGGACGCCGGCGCCATCCTGGACTTCTGGAGGGTTCTCTTCAAGGACTACAACCTGGAGAGATACGTCCGGCTGCAGTCTATCCTGGACACTTTCCCCAAAG ATGTGGACCTCAGCCAGTCCCGGAAGGGGAGGAGGCCCCCGGCTGGTCCCAAGGCCACTGTGCTGCTGCCCAGGCCCCCCACCAAGAGGAAGGCACTCGAGGAACCGCGGACTGCCCCACCAGCAGCCCCATCCCCAAGGGGCACCTCCAGTCCAG GCTCCCAAACCAAGGCCAAGCCCGCCAAGAAGCCTGAGAGCAACGCAGAACCACAGCGTCTCCCACTGGGCAATG GAATTCAGACCATGTCCACTTCAGTCCAGAGAGCTATGGCTGTGTCCTCTGGGGACGTCCCAGGAGCCCGCGGGGCCGTGGAGGGGATCCTTATCCAGCAAGTGTTTGAGTCAG gtGGCTCCAAGAAGTGCATCCAGGTTGGGGGGGAGTTTTACACGCCCAACAAGTTTGAAGACCCCTCTGGGGGAAAGAACAAGACCCGCAGCAGCAGCCTGAAGACCCTGGTCCGAGCCAAGGGGACCCAGGCCCCTGCGCCT GGTGGAGGTGACTCCAGGGCTGGCCCACGGGACAgggccccagcccctcctgccctccccagcGAGCCCCACCTGCACCAG AAGAATGAGGACGAGTGCGCGGCCTGCCGGGACGGCGGGGAGCTGCTCTGTTGTGATGGCTGCCCCCGTGCCTTCCACCTGGCTTGCTTGACCCCGCCGCTCAGCGAGATCCCCAG CGGGACCTGGAGGTGCTCCAGCTGCGTCCAGGGGACAACAGCCCAGCGGGACCTGCCTCGGGCAGAGCAGCCCCGGCCCCAGGAGCTGCCCGCCGAGACCCCG GCCTTCCTGGGTCTGAGGTCAGGGGAAGAGGTGAGGGCACTGCCCAGGGAGCTGCCCCCTGGGACGGACGCTGCTGTCACCTACAAGCACCTGCTGGCCCCGCCCTCTGCAGCTCCCCTGCCGGTGCCTGACCCCTCTGCCCTGCGCCCTCTACTGTGCGTGGGCCCTGAGGGGCAGCAG GGCCCGGTGCCCGGCGCGCGCTGCGGGGTGTGCGGGGACGGCGCGGATGCGCTGCGGTGCTCGCACTGCGCGGCCGCCTTCCACTGGCGCTGCCACTTCCCCGGCGGCGCCGCTCGGCCCGG GGCCGCCCTGCGCTGCAGAGCCTGCTCCGGAGACGCCGCCCCGGCCCCTGGGGAGGGGGCGCCCGCCGCGAGCCCCGCCCGCCCGGCTTCCGCGACCCCCAAGCTCACCGCCGGCGCGGTCGGCCCCGGGGCGCAG GTGGGGGACGATTCTGCTGGTCATGAGCCGGTTCTGCACAGGGACGACCTGGAGTCCCTCCTGAGTGAG CACTCCTTTGACGGCATCCTGCAGTGGGCCATCCAGAGCATGTCCCGCCCACTGGCCGAGGCACCCACCTTCCCCTCCTGA